Part of the Denticeps clupeoides chromosome 3, fDenClu1.1, whole genome shotgun sequence genome, ACTATAGTACTACATTAAAATATGCACTttgataataaatattaataattctaTAGTGCATTAAAACAATGTATTTACCTTGAAATCTGGCTGTAGACAAGTGCTTAATATCATGGCTGTGAACATGGCTCAGATTCCATAACAGGAAATGTTATattcatcaaacacatttttacacctCTGATGATAACGGTTGAACTGGAATGAAGTTCAAATAGCTGGGAAACAAATCGTGCAACTGACCTGCAGTTATCAGGACTCGGGATTCTTTAAATTCTACAAATTTTGTGTAACTATGTAATACTGTGTTCATGAGAGTGTTGATGAGAGGATGATATTATTGCACAATGCAATAATTATTTCACATAAAATAGTACTGATAATATTCACCTCTCCGTTAGTCCTGCCAACACTTGCCATGTAGTGTTGTTGGTGTTTCGTTATCATTTCATTACCGAGtagataaagtgaaagtgaagtgattgtcacttgtgatacacagcagcacagcacacggtgcacacagtgaaatttgttctctgcatttaacccatcaccctgagtgagcagtgggtagccatgacaggcacctggggagcagtgtgttgggacggtgctttgctcagtggcacctcagtggcaccttggcggattgggattcgaactggcatccttctgatttcggggccacttccttaaccactaggccaccacaggccCTGATGGCGGACTTGACTTCACTCAATGAATTGTCATCGGGgctatattatattaaatgtatgtaatgaaatatttgtgCAGAGAATGAGGTACCAGTGGTTTGGCGTGTGTTTGTTATGTGGGGGGTGAGTCAGCCCTGATTCATGTGTGATGCCTCTGCCTGTGTCCTGCTTTCACCCGGTCAGGTCTCAGCATCCGTGGGGCACAGGAGGACGATCCGCCCGACCCGCAGCTCATGCGGCTGGACAACATGCTGCTGGCGGAGGGGGTGTCCGGCCCTGAGAAGGGGAGCGCGTCAGCTGcggccgccgctgccgccgcagctgtggggggcggggctgacAACTCCATCGAGCACTCGGACTACAGGGCCAAACTCACGCAGATCAGACAGATCTACCACACCGAACTGGAGAAGTACGAGCAGGTGGGCCTTCACATTGTTTAACATTCTgagaatatttttgttttatggaCTTTCTGCCGTTGTCTAGCATATTTAATTGCTAAAAACTACTATTCATGCAAACACACTGTCCAGTTGTGCCTCTGGGGAAATTGGGAGAAGTGAGCAAAGTGCCTAATGACTGTGGACCTGGAAAGCAAAGTGCTTTGTATCGTCGCCTCCCATTGCTTTGCAATAAAACCCTTTGCCTAGAGTGATCGCCCCCCTCCTTCAGCCTGCGTCCAGATTTTTAATTACTCAAATGTAAATACTTAATGAATTTGACTTGACTAGTTAATGAGCTCAAGTGATTCCCCGAATAAACAAATGCCCTTTGCGATCACACTTAAGATAAAGGTTTAACAAAAAGCCCTTGAAACTCCCTGGGCTGTTGGATTAATGCCAAGAGCTGGGCTGTAAGGGAGCTGATGCTCTGGTTTGGTGGCTGCTTGTGCTGAAGGGGTGAAGACCTCACAGATGGCTCACTTGTGAGACGTTCATTAAAACCAATgattacacattttaaatacttAATAGTTATATTTCATCTAGGGAACTTTGAACCGCTCTCGGAGCGCTTGTGAAGTCACTTATGTTCCAAATGGCTGCTGCATTGCTGTGATGCTGCCTTGCAGGCGTGCAATGAATTTACCACCCATGTGATGAACCTACTGAGGGAGCAATCGCGCACGCGGCCCATCTCCCCCAAAGAGATCGAGCGCATGGTGGGCATCATCCATCGCAAGTTCAGCTCCATTCAGATGCAGCTGAAGCAGAGTACCTGCGAGGCAGTCATGATCCTGCGCTCACGATTCCTCGACGCCAGGTCTGTGGAGGTTTGCATGTGTGGATTCTACTGATATATCCAAAGATCTTGCTCATTTTACTTCAAGAAAAACCGAATACATGAAAAAAGGTACAAGGGTCTAGCAAAACTTATTTCtgataaaacaaataatttgCTCTTAAAGCAAAAATGTTTGCAGTGTAAATAAATTCAGTTATATTACTGTAAGCGCTGAGCTTTGATTCGAGCTGTGAATTCTTTGAGAGCAAGGTTCCTTTGTCCAGCAGGGAGGTGGTATAAGGCCTTTCGGGATTTTCTCATTAGTAATGGTTGGTTGGGGAGAGTGCGGGTTACATGGGCAGCAGTGAATTAAGCAGAAAGCTATTCGCGTCACTTACATAAGTGAATGTAAATAGGTCAGAAAGGGTGCAGCATTTGGGGACATTAGAGAGTACTGCTCTCAGAGCTCATCTGTACTCTTATGAACGGAGGGATTTTTATGGACTTTTCATCGGTCCCCTCAGTTTCTTTGTTTTAAGACGTTTACTACAGGCAGGCGCCAAGTGATATTCGGCAAATGGTGCTAAATCTGCAGAATCAGGACCTGTACTAAAGCATCTGTTCCTCCCACAGGAGGAAAAGACGGAACTTCAGCAAGCAGGCCACAGAGATCCTGAACGAGTACTTCTACTCACACCTCAGCAACCCCTACCCCAGCGAAGAGGCCAAAGAAGAGCTGGCGAAGAAGTGTGGCATCACGGTGTCCCAGGTAAGCAGCATTGCTTGCTGTTCATTTCTAGACAAAATGATGATGGGATGCTGCCGGTAGAAGTGAGCTGGAAGAGTAATGCATTCACTGGGGTCTATGTTCCTTAGCGTAAAGATCATCGGTTTTGGATAGAGTCCATCGGGTTTGCTCGATTTGTGTGCTGGGAGGGCTTACCTGACTCACAGCTGTCTGGCAGCGCAGCTTGCAGCTGCTGAGCCAAGAGATAAGGTTCCAGACCTGCGCAGGTGCCAGGAAACCACATTAGCCTCGCTGCTAGTTGTGATTCCCCGCGCTTCGCCCACCTCTTCCGCACTCCCACCTGCCCCGCGTGCGTCATCCTTGTCTGTCGGATCCGCTTATCCCCAGCGCACTGTGACACTGTGACAGCGGTGAAAACCACTCTTTAACTGGAGCGTGACATCTGAGAGGGAGCGTTGGCTTGCCAGCCCACGCCCCAGCAAGTTTTCGGTGCTAACTTAATGGTGCCGGCGGCGTGTGcggtttgttgttgttggtcacTTTCCCCTCACGTGTTCCCATTGCGGCCTATTCCTGCAAAAACATGCCTTCAACGTGTAGTTTGCCCGCTTTAACGGTTAGAATAATGTGCATGTCGTAGTCCTGAAAACACAAAACGCAACATTTTCTCGCTGTAAGGTAGCTttctgtcctgtgaaatgtgcCAGCTGTGCTAACTGCTAAATCAGCTAAATGCTAAATGCATCTGGGTTCTAAAATCACCGTCTTAAAAACTCAACACCTTCTCTCCGTTAGTCACCCTGCGAAGGTAGTACCGTACCCCTTGGTTAATATTTGCTGCTAGAATAGTAATTAGACAGTCTACAGTCAGCATGTGTTGCCGTGTTTGGCCGTTTGCGCTGGGAACCTCTTGGAGGTTCTGAAGTGATCTGAACTGTTGTCGCAGTAACACTTAACTCGATACCCTCCAACAAACAGAGAGCCCCGCTAATTTCATTCTCCACCGCGACGGCACGGCTGTGTCGCTTCCCCCAGCAGTGCTGTGCGTCTACCCAATATCATCAAGTCTGCCTTAAATCTCCCGAAATGGGCTCCTCTGAGTCCCGATGGCACCTAAAGGAGGGCGCTGGTGACTGAGGGTCTCCAGTGAAGGTTTACTGTTGTCTCTCTTGTGCTGAGGATTGGGTTGAGGAGGCATCATGTTCGGTAAAAAAGCCCATTCTTTTTTGCCTTCAGGGCGTGGGAAGCACCATCACAGTGTCACAGGTACGTCATGACTCTCGTacgtgttgttgttgtttgtccGTAAGCACAGGCTTTCGTTGTTGTATCTGCGCTAAACCGACACATAACAGGTAGCTTTAGATACATGCTACAAATTCTTACAAATTTAATAGGTCCATAAATGTTACCGAGGTCCACGGTCCAAGTACATGTTTCTTAATCCTAggttattaaattattataactACACAAAACAGGGGCATGAAACAATGGTTTCTGACAAGTGCAGCTGGCCAACTGTCCAACTGTAACCTCACTAAACTGTAAAAGTAAAGAGAGCCTGGGGACCAGTGCAATAACCCCCTCTGATCACATGTGGTGCTATAATGGAACTAAAGAGCTCCACAGTTAGATGCCTCTATAAGAAACAAGTGTGATGCTTTGTCATAGGCCAACAGTAGGGCATTTATTATCTCTTTGTAACACTGTTCTTCATGATTCAACGGTTcccttgtatgtgtgtgtgtgtgtgtgtcgggttgCAGGcaaatacagatttttattattgcCTCAACAATACAACATACTTGTCAAAATATAGAATATAACCATAGACATGGCTTTGATGACTGACTAATTtgatcaattttttaaaattatatttatttgttgtttatcTGGAAATGTCAATTTGGACATATTTGGACATGACTGTAGTGTAAACTATATTTTggagtttcttttttaatatccAGATGTGTTCGTCTGCTAATGAAGCAACATAAAATACGCACATAAAATTGGTCCAGTTGTTTAGCTTTTTGGAAATGACACCCACTCACTAAATGGTGCATCGGTCACTGATGCTTAACAAGGATAGAAATCCTAAAGCAATGATCCATTAATACTGTTTATACTGCATGGtggaaatgaaaaagtaaaggaaaaaaaaacaggaaaatgggAATAAATATTACGATGCATTTTCTATTGAATTTGATTTAAAGTtaacattataaatgtataagtATAAACTTGAAGGTCCAAAAATGTGCTTAAATTCTTTTGGATCCTTTGAACCAAGGccatataatgaaataaaacaccCACTACAAAAAAGCCTCTTATTATATAAGAAAATATAATGAtttatgtgacaaaaaaaaaaaatctagaaatGTACCATAGTTGAGGAATCACCATTACACTGAATAAGCAAGTGAACAAATTAATTGTTTGGCATGTTTTCCATCACCAGTGGGAGCCAGTGCCAGTTTCTCTGTGGGCAATATGCCTCTCATTGTTTAGGCCTCCTTATCCTCTCAGTTGGTCTAATTACCCAGCAGGCACAGCTGTTGGGAGGCTGCAATTCTGACCGGCTGTTCCATCTTGCGTCTATCGTCTGAGCTAGGGTTCTACTCTGACCCCCACTGTCCCTTCATCTCACCCCTCCTCCCCAAAAAAACCCTCCACCTCTGTTCCTCACCTCAGGTGTCCAATTGGTTTGGCAATAAGAGGATTCGCTACAAGAAGAACATCGGCAAGTTCCAGGAGGAAGCCAACCTCTACGCCGCCAAGACAGCAGTAAATGCGGCCCACGCCGTTGCAGCCGCCGTGCAGAACAGCCAGGCCAACTCCCCGACCACACCCAACTCTGGTAAGCCGCCATTCTGATCTCCACAAATGCATCAGGTCTATCACAGTAACCAAGTAATAAAATTAACTCTGTGTAAAGACTGGGGCTAATGGGTAAATTTGAGGTCCCGTTTTCTCCTACCCAGGATTCCAGATGAAAGATGAAGACTTTCAGATGGACGCAACTGAGAGTAAAAATTCACTTTTATCCAACATGTTCTCTGGTATTTACCACATTTTCAAAATTTCTGCTCTTTCTATGCTACTCATGACGTGTGTGCCACATCAAACCCATTAAACTAGATTTCACTCTGTGTGACTCTGGGTCAGAGTTTGGTGTATGATGGCTTTCTCTCCACTAAAGACCTTCTGGGCATGAGTCAATTgccaaaaaaaggaagaacGATGACTTGGCCAAAAATAGATCAACTGACATCTGCCAGTTGCTCAGAGTGTCTTTTTCTCTTTGAGTTGAGGGTGTTTGACAGGTGAACTTTTATGCAGTAATGCTGTGTATTCCACAACTGGAGGAGAAAAAACACACTGATTCACTCCACCGTGCTGTAAATTGTTTAGACcttttatgtaattaaaatgttgcCTTTTGATATCATGTCTGCACTGTTTGCATTTGGTAAATGTTCAAATTTCTGAGAACACTCACTATTCATTACCACATTTTGGTCCACAAATACATTTCTCCGTGAAATGTCAGAGGCGCCAGGTTTTCACACCAATTTTGCCAAATGCTAGTGCTTCTTCACGTGACCTTGTGCAGTTGTTAATAGGCAAGATGTCTTCTATGTTTTTTAGTCATATTGGCTCACAGCCTTCATATTCAGCCTGCTCAGTGCACAGCTAGGGGGAGTTCAGTGGCTAGAAAGCATTCATGTCATTTCAGGCATTAATGACAGCAGGTTATTCTGCTTGTTTTAACATCCTGTCTCATTTGTTTCTCAGTTCATTGTGGATTCATTGTATTTCTTTCGTTGGCTTTATTTGTCCCAGTGACCTGtgcatttgtattattttctctGCTGTACATTTGTATTACGTAGTCCTTAGAATGTGAACTCCGGCTgatgaggttgtgtgtgtttgtgtgggtgtgtacaGAGTGTACTGTGATTAGatgcaaatgcatgcatttcagATGTCTTTGCCTGCAGATCCCCTAGTCTGCATGACGTCTCCTCTGAGTTGcttctgtctcttctctccaGGTTCCTCCGGCTCTTTTAACCTCCCAAATGCTGGGGACATGTTCATGAGCATGCAAAGTCTGAATGGAGCATCCTATCAGGGagctcaggttggagggagTGTGCAGTCACAGGTAAGACAGGTTCAGCATCATCATAGCTGGAGCCACTTGTGACGAGGTCCAAAGAGATGGCATATCTAAATTTGGCAAATGTCCTGCATCACATTTACATGAATCCTCCCATCCTGGGACGTTGTACTTATACGAATGGCCTCATTCGCTTCCATGAGACTAGGTGTGTTACCTCTGAAGCTACATGATGCCACTTCATGTTACTGTAGTAGCTTCATGCAACTATATTGTTGTGAGATGTATTTCATAGTATTAAAATGTTCTGCCCAATTTTGTTTTAGGTATTCAGTACCAttcaaatgtcattttgtcaattaaaatgaaataaatggtgATGGCAGCTGAACATGAccgttaatgaatggaatatctgaGAGGCCCATTATCAGCCATAATTAGTCCTGAGTTCATGTGAAATGCTGTgctcactaatgcaagtctgtcacttgcAGAATTATATCATCAAATTGACATCTAGATGCCAAAGGTCTGCCAGGCTGTAATtgtatatatatgaaatgtgtggggttttttttttttggcttttgttGGAAGAATCTCTctctatatgtatgtatgtatgtatgtgtgtgtgtgtgtataatatttttgtgattttacaAGATGCATctttcaaatgttttatttatgtttcaaTGTACTTATTTGCAGGGGGATACCATTCGTCATGCTATCAGTCAGGCAGTGGGATACAGTGACGGGCTGCGAGGGCATCTCTACAGCCCGCATGGTCTAAACGTGAGTGTGAaccaaaataaaacttcttGGGAATGAGTTTTCACTTTTGTGCATCGTTTGTAGCAATGTCATTATAATCAGCACTGTATAAGGAACAACCATGGCAAtaactgtaaagaaaaaaagaagaaatatttaGTTATTTCTCAGCCTGTAGCAGAGGTAAGGCTCAATAAAGGAACATTTGTAGCTGTTTAAAGGCGGGGAGCTCCccacatttaaaatttttttttttctttgagaaaagaaggggggtggtgggggtggtgaaGGGAGGGTAATCTCTCCTCACCAGGCCTCCCAAAGCCATTCAGCGAGCCGCCAGTCTGATCAAACTGCTTTTCCAACAGAGCAAAAATCCGACAGGAAAGATTAAGGGCGGTAGACGTGATGGCAGACTCTGAAAAGGCAAAGATAAATGTATGGTTTCATAttaatacacgcacacacacaccccatttaaaaaaaggaaaacgcaaacacttttcattttcattgctgCAATGCTCCCTGTAATAACCCAGAGTGCGGTAACGGTGGCCACAGTATCTGTGTTTTCATAGAATCGCTGTGAAATGCCTCTGAGAGAATTTGCAGTCAGTTCCCTTATCAgcataatgaaatatgaaactGGAATTGCCTGCGGCCTTGTACAGATGTGAATGGTGTCGTCTCTGATGAGGACTGATAAGGCCCTTTTTATAATACAGCAGATCTGAAGCCAGTGaagattcattcattttagCAGGCAATTGCAGAGAGGCACGGGAATCCTGACAGACCCTGCCTTAATACCGTCGCTGTGAAATATTATCGTTCTCCGGCCGCTCTCTCGCAGTGGAACGATGGTGATTACTCTACGACCCCGTACATATAGTATTTATATCCTCTTTTTTTCAACGGCAACAGATGTTTGTGCACATAAAATAAAAGCGGAGCGAatcactattaaaaaaaaaaagaacaaaagcagTGATATTAGGTTTAGCGGTGTTTTAAGATGACTTTGTGTTCCCTGTGCCGTTATGAATTGGGAACAGCGTTCAGCGGACAGCGCAGTGCAGAGACCGATCTGGTATAAGAAAGTGGTGGTTTGAGAAAATCTAATAAgccagccatttttttttcgtttctgattttatttatggGTCGTGAAAAAGAACAGTGGAAACAACAAAGCAATgtgctgggaaaaaaaggaaaaaatgaggGAGCTGTTAGAGACATTCACACAGCAAGGTGTCATTTCGGTTTTGTCGAGAAGCCGCTTTTGCCCGGGGCGCTGGAGGCGATGTGCCATCCTCCAGCAGCTTCAAACTGCAGCGTTCGGCACTTTCTCCCCTTGTGCCCTTAACGCTCGCCTCTCTTATTTAGGTCATGGAAGTGCCCATCATGCAGGACTTGTGGAAATGTGCATAAGACACTTGAGTAGCATAGCCTCAGCAAGCTAGCCGCTTTCCCAGGGCAGGTACAGGAACATGACAGCACACTAGACACTCGGAGACAAGCTGTGTGAAAGGTGGCATCTGAACACTGCGTCAATCTGCAAGAAAGACAAGGAAGGCACATGCATGCAAGCCACATTTGTGTCAGCAAATCACCAAATCATCAGTCAGTTTATTATATGCACAAATGTCCTAATGTTTGGATTCATGGAATTATTCATTTagataattaaatgttttttatgccTTATTACTTAGTTATGTAGCCTTAGTGTAAGATAattgtgctttttgtttttttttcaattgatttcagttaaaaaaaattttatgatgattggattttttttttatcttaagtTGGTTTTTTATAATGTcaaattttacacattttacactcaCTATATTCTTCATACTAGCCCTtaattctgtctctctctttttatctcCCATGCAGGTTAATGGAGGCTGGCATGATGCCCCTACCCCGTCCTCAGTGACCTCTCCCACCGAGGGGGCAGGAAGTGTGCACTCTGATACCTCAAACTGATGCCCTCCCACAACCCTTCCCCAGCAAACCAGCCTGACAAAACTTAACAAAGACTGTCTGATGTGCTCCTGATCACCTGTCTTAACGGACACCACACGCTTTAATAAAGGCGCCTGCATCCATTTTGGCTCCTGGCGTTATTGAACATTGGCAGGAGTTTGAACGCACCCCAGATTCTTCATTCTCCCGACTGCCCAGACAtgaatttcatttgtttctctGTCCTTTTACTACATCTCTCCTACAGACTCTCAGAAGGCTGACCATAACAGCAAAGGGGTCATGCTGGAAGATTTCAAAAAGCAGACGGTTTTTCCCTGTCCTGCAAATAAGTGTGACATCACTCTTGTAATTATTATAAGTCATCAAGAACCCCCACAAAAGGCAGACACCACAGAGGGACTGGAAAAAATGTGTCAGGATGAATGTGTAGTCACTTTGCAGCTACTTTGGCTCCAGGTCTGTGTTTAAGCAGGTCACATTGAATTGGAGTGGCACAGTGGCCCAAAGGCTCATGGGAATTCCAGGAATCGGATTAATCAACCCGTTTAAATGCCGCACCTGATTCAACAAGTCCCAGTCCCTGAGGGTATCCCCAGAGTTTAATGTACTGATGTAATGTTTGTGGTTTGATACGCTGTATGAGAAGCTGTTTTTCATCTTTTGCTTTTAAGAAATATGGCTCCACATGTGTAAACCTGTGGACGTACACGTATCTGTAAAGAGCCAATGATTATtacattatgttttatttaaggGTGTTAAATAAAATTCTTCTTTTAATCTCCCAGTTAATTGACCAATATACACAGAACAGATGATTTTTACTTGGAGTGTGGAGAAAATTTTGCCTACCTAGAAATCACAAGCCAATTCAAACATTAGCCTTTAACTGAAGAGATTTATAACATCTAGCTACCTCCCGCATTACGCCTAGACAATG contains:
- the pbx3a gene encoding pre-B-cell leukemia transcription factor 3 isoform X3, whose product is MEDQARIMQSLGGVTLAAHSVQGGMALPPPHGHEGTDGDGRKQDIGDILHQIMTITDQSLDEAQAKKHGLNCHRMKPALFSVLCEIKEKTGLSIRGAQEDDPPDPQLMRLDNMLLAEGVSGPEKGSASAAAAAAAAAVGGGADNSIEHSDYRAKLTQIRQIYHTELEKYEQACNEFTTHVMNLLREQSRTRPISPKEIERMVGIIHRKFSSIQMQLKQSTCEAVMILRSRFLDARRKRRNFSKQATEILNEYFYSHLSNPYPSEEAKEELAKKCGITVSQGVGSTITVSQVSNWFGNKRIRYKKNIGKFQEEANLYAAKTAVNAAHAVAAAVQNSQANSPTTPNSGSSGSFNLPNAGDMFMSMQSLNGASYQGAQVGGSVQSQGDTIRHAISQAVGYSDGLRGHLYSPHGLNVNGGWHDAPTPSSVTSPTEGAGSVHSDTSN
- the pbx3a gene encoding pre-B-cell leukemia transcription factor 3 isoform X2, which encodes MEDQARIMQSLGGVTLAAHSVQGGMALPPPHGHEGTDGDGRKQDIGDILHQIMTITDQSLDEAQAKKHGLNCHRMKPALFSVLCEIKEKTGLSIRGAQEDDPPDPQLMRLDNMLLAEGVSGPEKGSASAAAAAAAAAVGGGADNSIEHSDYRAKLTQIRQIYHTELEKYEQACNEFTTHVMNLLREQSRTRPISPKEIERMVGIIHRKFSSIQMQLKQSTCEAVMILRSRFLDARRKRRNFSKQATEILNEYFYSHLSNPYPSEEAKEELAKKCGITVSQVSNWFGNKRIRYKKNIGKFQEEANLYAAKTAVNAAHAVAAAVQNSQANSPTTPNSGFQMKDEDFQMDATESKNSLLSNMFSGSSGSFNLPNAGDMFMSMQSLNGASYQGAQVGGSVQSQGDTIRHAISQAVGYSDGLRGHLYSPHGLNVNGGWHDAPTPSSVTSPTEGAGSVHSDTSN
- the pbx3a gene encoding pre-B-cell leukemia transcription factor 3 isoform X4, translated to MEDQARIMQSLGGVTLAAHSVQGGMALPPPHGHEGTDGDGRKQDIGDILHQIMTITDQSLDEAQAKKHGLNCHRMKPALFSVLCEIKEKTGLSIRGAQEDDPPDPQLMRLDNMLLAEGVSGPEKGSASAAAAAAAAAVGGGADNSIEHSDYRAKLTQIRQIYHTELEKYEQACNEFTTHVMNLLREQSRTRPISPKEIERMVGIIHRKFSSIQMQLKQSTCEAVMILRSRFLDARRKRRNFSKQATEILNEYFYSHLSNPYPSEEAKEELAKKCGITVSQVSNWFGNKRIRYKKNIGKFQEEANLYAAKTAVNAAHAVAAAVQNSQANSPTTPNSGSSGSFNLPNAGDMFMSMQSLNGASYQGAQVGGSVQSQGDTIRHAISQAVGYSDGLRGHLYSPHGLNVNGGWHDAPTPSSVTSPTEGAGSVHSDTSN
- the pbx3a gene encoding pre-B-cell leukemia transcription factor 3 isoform X1, encoding MEDQARIMQSLGGVTLAAHSVQGGMALPPPHGHEGTDGDGRKQDIGDILHQIMTITDQSLDEAQAKKHGLNCHRMKPALFSVLCEIKEKTGLSIRGAQEDDPPDPQLMRLDNMLLAEGVSGPEKGSASAAAAAAAAAVGGGADNSIEHSDYRAKLTQIRQIYHTELEKYEQACNEFTTHVMNLLREQSRTRPISPKEIERMVGIIHRKFSSIQMQLKQSTCEAVMILRSRFLDARRKRRNFSKQATEILNEYFYSHLSNPYPSEEAKEELAKKCGITVSQGVGSTITVSQVSNWFGNKRIRYKKNIGKFQEEANLYAAKTAVNAAHAVAAAVQNSQANSPTTPNSGFQMKDEDFQMDATESKNSLLSNMFSGSSGSFNLPNAGDMFMSMQSLNGASYQGAQVGGSVQSQGDTIRHAISQAVGYSDGLRGHLYSPHGLNVNGGWHDAPTPSSVTSPTEGAGSVHSDTSN